In one Cyprinus carpio isolate SPL01 chromosome B2, ASM1834038v1, whole genome shotgun sequence genomic region, the following are encoded:
- the mfn1a gene encoding LOW QUALITY PROTEIN: mitofusin-1 (The sequence of the model RefSeq protein was modified relative to this genomic sequence to represent the inferred CDS: substituted 3 bases at 3 genomic stop codons): MEQDNISPLQHFVVAKRTISAVFHLLLEFVRDCSHFVEETWKSEDLEHVAEEKQCLQIQACSRKLTVIKDVLACRHMKVAFFGRTSNGKSTVINAMLRERVLPSGIGHTTNCFLSVEGTDGEHAYLTTEDSEESKSIKTLLRKEKHFFHKVNERISKPNIFILNKHWDASVLEPEYLEDVRKQHMDRCVSFLVEELKVVDLNKARERIFFVSAKEVLSARIHRAQGMPETGGALAEGFQERLMEFQSFERTFEEFISQSAVKNQGSLTQSKTILFFSMVFCCCYKXNVLLFKSLXMHRVFSLEEREDLMDQLEFVRNQLSTSTSKILILVEXCLYLTSCFLHCLSVLVDEFCSDFSPAQNALALYKTKLMAYVEERMVKNLDLRCSSSINSYVLSSQRDIMNTLRPLMPPAARGQLHLPNRKFSITYDLNFATLCEDFEEDMDFHFSLGLTFLVNRFLGPAKAKQACNMLCPQVTSSSAPLGTKPQEELAISMATGLVSLTSRASVGMLVIAGMVWRSVGWRVILLSASLDSLLYLYERLTWTNSAKERALQQQFVDFATQRLQPISHIISSDCGQQVQQEMVAVFARMCQQVDKSEMELETEIRRLSARIQRLENVQRHSKTLRHKATDMESQLESFSAQYLQIQH; this comes from the exons ATGGAGCAGGACAATATTTCACCACTGCAGCACTTTGTGGTGGCAAAGAGGACAATCAGTGCTGTGTTTCATCTGCTGTTGGAGTTTGTTAGAGATTGTTCACATTTTGTAGAAG AGACATGGAAGAGTGAGGATCTTGAGCATGTAGCTGAGGAAAAACAGTGTCTGCAGATCCAAGCCTGCTCCAGGAAACTAACCGTCATCAAAGATGTGCTAGCCTGCAGACATATGAAGGTGGCCTTCTTTGGCAG GACCAGTAATGGAAAGAGTACAGTAATTAATGCCATGCTAAGGGAACGGGTTCTGCCCAGTGGAATCGGCCACACCACTAACTGTTTCCTGAGTGTGGAGGGCACAGACGGGGAACATGCCTACCTTACCACTGAGGACTCTGAAGAGAGTAAAAGCATTAAA actcTGCTTCGAAAGGAGAAGCACTTTTTCCACAAAGTGAATGAACGCATATCAAAGCCCAACATTTTCATCCTAAATAAACATTGGGACGCGTCTGTCTTAGAGCCAGAGTATCTGGAAGAT GTGCGGAAGCAACACATGGATCGCTGTGTCAGTTTCTTAGTGGAGGAGCTAAAAGTAGTGGACCTTAACAAGGCACGTGAACGCATCTTCTTTGTTTCTGCCAAGGAGGTGTTGAGTGCCAGGATTCACCGCGCCCAGGGAATGCCAGAGACTG GCGGTGCTTTGGCCGAAGGATTCCAAGAGCGACTGATGGAGTTCCAGAGTTTTGAAAGAACATTTGAG GAATTTATATCACAGTCTGCTGTGAAGAACCAAGGTTCTCTCACTCAGAGCAAAACCATTTTGTTCTTTAGCatggtattttgttgttgttacaaaTAGAATGTTCTGCTTTTTAAATCTCTGTAAATGCATAGAGTGTTCTCACTAGAAGAGCGTGAGGATCTAATGGATCAGCTGGAGTTTGTGCGAAATCAGCT TAGTACCTCCACCagtaaaatacttattttggttgAGTAGTGTCTGTATCTAACTTCATGTTTTCTACATTGCCTGTCTGTTCTTGTGGATGAATTCTGCTCTGATTTTAGCCCTGCCCAGAATGCCTTAGCCCTGTACAAAACT AAGCTCATGGCCTATGTGGAGGAGAGAATGGTGAAGAATTTGGACTTGCGCTGTTCCAGCAGTATAAATAGCTACGTGCTGTCATCTCAGAGAGACATCATGA ACACTCTACGTCCTCTGATGCCCCCTGCTGCACGAGGTCAACTACACCTCCCCAACAGGAAGTTCAGTATTACCTATGACCTGAACTTTGCCACCCTCTGTGAAGACTTTGAGGAGGACATGGACTTTCATTTCTCACTGGGTCTTACATTCTTGGTGAACCGTTTCCTGGGGCCTGCTAAAGCAAAACAAGC ATGTAATATGCTTTGTCCACAGGTCACCTCTTCCTCTGCTCCCTTGGGAACCAAGCCCCAGGAGGAGTTGGCTATCTCCATGGCAACAGGGTTGGTCTCTCTCACGTCCAGAGCATCAGTTGGCATGCTGGTCATTGCAGGAAT GGTGTGGCGTTCTGTGGGATGGAGGGTTATTTTACTCTCTGCGAGTCTCGACAGTTTGCTATACCTGTATGAAAGGCTGACCTGGACCAACAGCGCTAAAGAGAGGGCGCTTCAGCAGCAGTTTGTGGACTTTGCCACTCAAAGACTGCAGcccatttcacacattatcagCAGTGACTGTGGGCAGCAGGTGCAACA GGAGATGGTGGCCGTCTTTGCCCGCATGTGCCAACAGGTTGACAAGAGCGAGATGGAGCTTGAAACAGAGATCCGCAGACTCAGCGCCAGGATTCAGCGCCTGGAGAATGTCCAGAGACACTCCAAAACCCTCAG GCATAAAGCCACTGATATGGAGTCACAACTGGAGTCTTTTtcagcacaatatctgcagattCAACATTAA
- the si:ch1073-184j22.1 gene encoding erythroferrone yields MKLRHGARGALLALLLSLLLSTCTTQESEESLELQEENNTVSTESPSNNDGNKKPKGNKRLSKHGLPGPPGPPGPQGPPGPPGPLLPHHAELIKDFQVKLKDMVGTHCLLCDQTPRVATAFRCRLHHNLLVHRRSLQELQPFNDPSNTEQFHQRGQGFNASSGRYTAPVSGFYQLTASLLLESNESQKKPHARQRDSVKASICIESLCQSNVSLETVTGVSATGGLFSILLTGTLYLQAGEYVSILIDNGTGSALTILQESLFSGILIGV; encoded by the exons ATGAAGCTCAGGCATGGGGCAAGAGGGGCACTACTGGCGTTGCTGCTGAGTTTACTGCTGTCTACCTGCACCACACAAGAGAGTGAGGAGAGTCTGGAGCTCCAAGAGGAAAACAATACAGTCAGCACTGAGAGCCCT TCCAACAATGATGGGAATAAGAAACCAAAAGGAAATAAAAGACTCTCCAA GCATGGCCTTCCAGGTCCACCAGGCCCTCCTGGTCCCCAGGGGCCTCCTGGTCCTCCGGGCCCCCTACTGCCTCATCATGCAGAGTTGATAAAGGACTTCCAAGTCAAACTAAAAG ATATGGTAGGAACTCACTGCCTGCTCTGCGATCAAACCCCTCGTGTGGCCACAGCTTTCCGTTGCCGACTGCATCACAACCTGTTGGTCCACCGTCGCAGTCTGCAGGAGCTACAGCCTTTCAACGAT CCCTCAAACACAGAGCAGTTCCATCAGAGGGGACAGGGTTTTAATGCCAGCAGTGGCCGGTACACAGCTCCAGTATCTGGGTTCTATCAGCTCACAGCTAGTCTGCTACTGG aaTCCAATGAGTCTCAGAAGAAGCCTCATGCCAGGCAGAGGGACAGTGTTAAGGCCTCTATATGCATAGAATCTCTTTGTCAGAGTAATGT GTCTTTAGAGACAGTGACTGGAGTGAGTGCAACAGGGGGACTATTCAGTATTCTCCTTACCGGGACTCTTTACCTACAG gCTGGAGAGTATGTATCTATTCTTATTGACAATGGGACAGGCTCAGCCCTCACAATTCTCCAAGAGAGTCTGTTTTCTGGCATTCTTATTGGAGTATGa
- the si:ch1073-184j22.2 gene encoding dual specificity protein phosphatase 18 produces MSISQITPTLFLSGADAPLNQALMTRKGITLIVNVTLSHTCPIYPGVECIRVAVSDLPNARLSDHFDHVAARIHSNRSGGTLVHCAAGMSRSPALIMAYLMKYKGVTLRQAHNCVKDSRPYICINAGFWTQLLDYEKKLYGKNTVKVAEPLDPLPTPKTPKLPSKYSMRRCPPSPRLSRLRRFTSLAL; encoded by the exons ATGTCAATATCACAGATAACACCAACTCTCTTCCTGAGTGGGGCTGATGCTCCTTTGAATCAGGCACTTATGACCCGCAAAGGCATTACACTGATCGTGAACGTGACCCTATCCCACACCTGCCCTATCTACCCAGGTGTGGAGTGCATACGTGTTGCAGTATCCGACCTCCCAAATGCCCGTCTAAGTGATCATTTTGACCACGTTGCAGCTCGAATCCATAGTAACAGATCTGGAGGAACCCTAGTGCACTGCGCTGCGGGCATGAGTCGCTCACCTGCTCTAATAATGGCCTACCTCATGAAGTACAAAGGAGTGACTCTGCGACAGGCACATAACTGCGTTAAAGACAGCAGACCTTATATATGCATTAATGCAGGATTCTGGACCCAACTTCTGGACTATGAGAAGAAACTCTATGGTAAGAATACTGTAAAGGTGGCTGAACCACTGGATCCACTGCCAACTCCTAAAACACCAAAACTACCTTCCAAGTACAGCATGAGACGATGTCCTCCTTCGCCAAGGCTGAGCCGACTTAGAAGATTCA cCTCCTTGGCTCTTTAA